The following proteins are encoded in a genomic region of uncultured Vibrio sp.:
- the ilvA gene encoding threonine ammonia-lyase, biosynthetic has protein sequence MMESQPAKKVNQTGADYLRQILRAPVYEVATVTPLQDMPRLSARIGNNVQIKREDRQPVHSFKLRGAYNMVASLSEEQKAAGVIAASAGNHAQGMALSGTKLGIKTTIVMPKTTPDIKVDAVRSFGGNVVLHGSNFDEAKAEAERLSEEYGYTFVPPFDHPLVIAGQGTIGMEMLQQNGHLDYIFVPVGGGGLAAGVAVLVKQLMPEIKVIAVEPEDSSCLKAALDAGEPVVLDQVSMFADGVAVKRIGEETFRLCQKYIDGHIAVSSDEICAAVKDIFEDTRAIAEPSGALALAGLKKFAEQNKLKDKNLGTVLSGANTNFHGLRYVSERCELGEKREGLLAVTIPERQGAFFEFCNLIGGRAVTEFNYRYNDDELANIFVGVRLQGGQEELDHIIRDLREGGYPVVDLSDDEMAKLHIRYMIGGKPSKKLKERLYSFEFPEYPGALLKFLSTLGTHWNISLFNYRNHGADYGRVLCGFELDESDLAQFSAHLRELGYQCKDETDNPSYKFFLS, from the coding sequence ATGATGGAATCTCAACCCGCAAAGAAAGTTAATCAAACTGGCGCAGACTATCTGCGCCAAATCCTGCGCGCACCGGTTTATGAAGTCGCCACAGTCACGCCATTGCAAGATATGCCACGCCTTTCGGCACGCATTGGCAACAACGTGCAAATCAAACGCGAAGATCGTCAGCCTGTGCACTCTTTCAAGCTGCGTGGCGCTTACAACATGGTTGCCAGCCTATCTGAAGAACAAAAGGCTGCGGGTGTCATAGCAGCATCAGCAGGCAACCATGCACAAGGGATGGCGCTATCTGGCACTAAGCTGGGTATCAAAACCACCATCGTAATGCCAAAGACCACACCAGATATCAAGGTTGATGCCGTGCGTAGCTTTGGCGGTAATGTCGTCTTGCATGGCAGTAACTTCGATGAAGCTAAAGCCGAAGCAGAGCGCCTGTCAGAAGAATATGGCTACACCTTTGTGCCACCTTTCGATCATCCATTGGTGATCGCTGGTCAAGGCACCATTGGCATGGAAATGCTGCAGCAAAATGGCCATCTGGACTACATCTTTGTTCCAGTCGGCGGCGGCGGTCTGGCGGCAGGTGTCGCAGTACTGGTCAAGCAACTGATGCCAGAAATCAAAGTGATTGCCGTCGAGCCAGAAGACTCTTCTTGCTTAAAAGCGGCTTTAGATGCTGGTGAGCCTGTCGTACTTGATCAGGTCAGTATGTTTGCCGATGGTGTAGCGGTGAAACGCATCGGAGAAGAGACATTCCGCTTGTGCCAGAAGTACATTGATGGCCATATTGCCGTATCAAGCGATGAAATCTGTGCGGCCGTGAAAGATATCTTTGAAGATACACGAGCAATAGCAGAGCCTTCAGGAGCCCTTGCTCTGGCAGGTTTGAAGAAGTTTGCTGAGCAGAACAAACTCAAAGACAAAAACCTCGGTACGGTACTGTCTGGTGCCAACACTAACTTCCATGGTTTGCGCTATGTCTCTGAACGTTGTGAACTAGGTGAAAAGCGTGAAGGCTTACTCGCCGTCACGATCCCAGAACGCCAAGGCGCTTTCTTTGAGTTTTGTAACTTGATTGGTGGCCGAGCAGTGACTGAGTTCAACTACCGTTACAACGATGATGAACTGGCAAACATCTTTGTTGGTGTGCGTCTTCAGGGCGGCCAGGAAGAGCTGGATCATATAATTCGCGATCTACGCGAAGGTGGTTATCCGGTGGTGGATCTATCTGATGATGAAATGGCGAAGCTACACATTCGCTACATGATCGGTGGCAAACCTTCCAAAAAGCTCAAGGAACGTCTTTACAGTTTCGAGTTTCCGGAATATCCGGGCGCGCTGCTGAAGTTCTTAAGCACACTCGGTACCCACTGGAATATCAGCCTGTTTAACTACCGTAACCACGGTGCTGATTACGGCCGTGTTCTTTGTGGTTTCGAGTTAGATGAAAGCGACTTAGCCCAATTTTCCGCACACTTGCGTGAACTTGGCTACCAGTGTAAAGACGAAACGGATAATCCATCCTATAAGTTCTTCTTATCATAA
- the ilvD gene encoding dihydroxy-acid dehydratase, with protein MPKYRSATTTHGRNMAGARALWRATGVKDEDFGKPIIAVVNSFTQFVPGHVHLKDMGQLVAGEIEKAGGIAKEFNTIAVDDGIAMGHGGMLYSLPSRELIADSVEYMVNAHCADAMVCISNCDKITPGMMMAAMRLNIPVIFVSGGPMEAGKTKLSDQIIKLDLVDAMIQGADPTVSDQQSEQVERSACPTCGSCSGMFTANSMNCLTEALGLSQPGNGSMLATHADREQLFINAGKRVVELTRRYYEQDDESALPRNIANRDAFENAMALDIAMGGSSNTVLHLLAAAQEGEIDFDMNDIDEMSRRVPHLCKVAPSTQKYHMEDVHRAGGVMAILGELDRAGLLNGSTHTVLGMTMQQQLAEYDIMQTENEEVLKFFRAGPAGIRTTKAFSQDCRWDRLDDDRADGCIRSKENAFSQEGGLAVLSGNIAVDGCIVKTAGVDEENLKFQGPAIVFESQDSAVEGILGGKVKAGEVVVIRYEGPKGGPGMQEMLYPTTYLKSMGLGKSCALLTDGRFSGGTSGLSIGHASPEAASGGTIGLVQDGDIITIDIPSRSITLDVAEDELAARRAKQNELGWKPADRQREVSFALKAYASMATSADKGAVRDKSKLEG; from the coding sequence ATGCCAAAATATAGATCAGCAACCACCACACATGGTCGTAACATGGCGGGCGCCCGCGCGCTTTGGCGTGCAACTGGTGTAAAAGATGAAGACTTTGGTAAGCCAATCATCGCTGTGGTTAACTCGTTTACTCAATTTGTACCTGGCCACGTGCACCTGAAGGATATGGGTCAATTGGTTGCAGGTGAAATAGAGAAAGCAGGTGGCATCGCAAAAGAATTCAATACCATTGCTGTTGACGACGGTATCGCAATGGGTCACGGTGGTATGCTTTACTCACTGCCTTCACGAGAATTGATTGCCGACTCTGTAGAGTACATGGTCAATGCACACTGTGCCGATGCAATGGTATGTATCTCTAACTGTGACAAAATCACTCCAGGAATGATGATGGCCGCTATGCGCCTAAACATTCCGGTTATCTTTGTCTCTGGCGGCCCAATGGAAGCAGGAAAAACCAAGCTTTCTGATCAAATCATCAAACTCGATTTGGTTGATGCCATGATCCAGGGCGCCGATCCAACCGTGTCGGATCAACAAAGCGAACAGGTCGAACGCTCTGCTTGTCCAACCTGTGGATCGTGCTCAGGCATGTTTACCGCCAACTCAATGAACTGCCTGACAGAAGCGCTAGGCCTCTCTCAACCAGGCAATGGTTCGATGCTGGCAACACACGCTGACCGTGAACAATTGTTTATTAACGCTGGTAAACGTGTCGTTGAACTGACTCGACGCTACTACGAACAGGATGACGAATCCGCCTTACCACGCAACATTGCTAACCGCGACGCCTTTGAAAACGCAATGGCGCTGGACATCGCAATGGGTGGCTCTAGCAACACCGTTTTGCACCTTTTAGCTGCGGCTCAAGAAGGTGAAATAGACTTCGATATGAACGATATCGATGAAATGTCTCGTCGCGTACCACACCTGTGTAAAGTAGCGCCATCGACACAGAAATATCACATGGAAGATGTACACCGTGCTGGTGGTGTAATGGCCATCTTAGGTGAGCTAGACCGTGCTGGTTTGCTAAACGGCAGTACGCATACGGTATTAGGCATGACTATGCAACAGCAGCTTGCCGAGTACGACATCATGCAAACAGAAAATGAAGAAGTACTTAAGTTCTTCCGAGCAGGCCCTGCGGGTATCCGCACCACCAAAGCATTCTCACAAGACTGCCGCTGGGATCGTTTAGACGATGACCGTGCTGATGGCTGTATCCGTTCAAAAGAGAACGCATTCAGTCAAGAAGGTGGTCTGGCAGTTCTCTCAGGTAACATTGCGGTTGATGGCTGTATAGTCAAAACGGCTGGTGTTGATGAGGAAAACCTTAAGTTCCAAGGCCCCGCGATTGTATTTGAAAGCCAGGATTCCGCGGTTGAAGGCATCTTAGGTGGTAAAGTTAAAGCGGGTGAAGTTGTTGTTATTCGTTATGAAGGCCCTAAAGGTGGTCCGGGTATGCAGGAAATGCTCTACCCAACCACTTACCTGAAATCGATGGGATTAGGCAAATCTTGTGCCTTGCTAACAGATGGTCGCTTCTCAGGTGGAACATCGGGTCTGTCAATTGGTCATGCATCCCCAGAAGCAGCCAGTGGCGGTACGATTGGCTTGGTTCAAGATGGCGACATCATCACCATTGATATCCCAAGTCGCTCTATCACCCTCGATGTAGCAGAAGATGAGCTGGCAGCACGTCGTGCAAAACAAAACGAGCTAGGTTGGAAACCAGCCGATCGTCAGCGTGAAGTGTCTTTTGCACTTAAAGCGTACGCCAGTATGGCAACCAGTGCTGACAAAGGCGCAGTACGAGACAAATCTAAGCTAGAGGGCTAG
- the ilvG gene encoding acetolactate synthase 2 catalytic subunit has product MTGAQLVVAALRQQGIKTVFGYPGGAIMPIYDALYDGGVEHILCRHEQGAAMAAIGMARSTQDVAVCMATSGPGATNLVTGLADAFLDSVPLVAITGQVASSHIGTDAFQEMDVIGMSLACTKHSYLVTEIEDLAPTLAEAFEVAKTGRPGPVIVDIAKDVQLAQAPTDLLTPYVAPAIEDVPAEDIKRAQEVLAASTRPVLYVGGGVQLAKATDAVREFLRLNPMPVVSTLKGLGTIERHDPHYLGMLGMHGTKAANLVVQEADLLIVVGARFDDRVTGKLDTFAPNAKVIHIDIDAAEIHKLRHANAPLRGDINTILPQLELTQDIAPWVHHSESLRSGFKWRYDHPGELIYAPLLLKQLSDMMPDSSMVSTDVGQHQMWAAQHIQPRDPQNFITSAGLGTMGFGLPAAMGAAVARPDDQSILITGDGSFMMNVQELGTLKRRQIPVKIVLLNNQRLGMVRQWQSLFFDGRHSETILDDNPDFVMLAKAFDIPGKTITKKEEVGPALKEMLESKTAYMLHVLIDEEENVWPLVPPGASNSDMLENT; this is encoded by the coding sequence ATGACCGGTGCACAACTTGTCGTAGCCGCTTTAAGACAGCAAGGCATCAAGACCGTGTTTGGTTACCCTGGAGGAGCCATCATGCCAATCTACGATGCTTTGTATGACGGAGGTGTCGAGCACATCTTATGCCGTCATGAGCAAGGTGCAGCCATGGCCGCTATCGGTATGGCTCGATCCACTCAAGATGTTGCCGTTTGTATGGCGACTTCCGGCCCTGGAGCCACAAACCTAGTAACTGGCCTTGCCGACGCTTTCCTTGATTCAGTTCCTCTGGTGGCTATTACAGGTCAAGTAGCCAGCTCTCATATCGGTACCGATGCTTTCCAAGAAATGGATGTGATTGGTATGTCTCTAGCCTGTACGAAGCATAGCTATTTGGTTACAGAGATCGAAGACCTTGCTCCGACTCTGGCTGAAGCCTTTGAAGTAGCGAAAACTGGTCGTCCAGGTCCTGTCATTGTTGATATCGCTAAAGATGTTCAGCTTGCGCAAGCGCCAACAGATTTGCTTACCCCTTACGTTGCGCCAGCGATCGAAGATGTCCCAGCCGAAGATATTAAACGTGCGCAAGAAGTGCTAGCGGCTTCTACTCGCCCGGTTTTATACGTCGGTGGTGGTGTTCAGTTGGCTAAAGCGACCGATGCGGTACGAGAGTTCTTACGTCTGAACCCAATGCCAGTGGTAAGCACTCTGAAAGGTTTAGGCACCATTGAACGTCATGACCCTCACTATTTGGGCATGCTTGGTATGCACGGTACTAAAGCCGCAAACCTAGTGGTTCAAGAAGCCGACCTGCTGATTGTGGTCGGTGCACGTTTTGACGACCGTGTGACAGGTAAACTTGATACGTTTGCGCCAAATGCGAAAGTGATTCACATCGATATCGATGCGGCAGAAATTCATAAGTTGCGCCACGCAAACGCACCACTACGTGGCGATATCAATACCATTCTTCCTCAGCTAGAGCTGACTCAAGATATCGCGCCATGGGTTCACCACAGTGAAAGTTTACGCAGCGGCTTTAAATGGCGCTACGACCACCCGGGTGAACTTATCTACGCACCACTGTTACTAAAACAGTTGTCTGACATGATGCCAGATAGCTCTATGGTTTCAACGGATGTAGGCCAGCACCAGATGTGGGCTGCGCAACATATCCAGCCACGAGATCCACAAAATTTCATCACTTCAGCTGGATTGGGCACCATGGGCTTTGGTCTACCAGCGGCAATGGGCGCAGCAGTCGCACGTCCGGATGATCAGTCTATCCTTATTACTGGTGACGGTTCATTCATGATGAACGTACAGGAATTAGGTACGCTAAAACGCCGCCAGATTCCGGTAAAGATTGTTCTTCTTAACAACCAACGTCTTGGCATGGTGCGCCAGTGGCAATCGCTATTCTTTGATGGCCGACACAGTGAAACTATCCTTGATGACAACCCTGACTTCGTGATGCTGGCAAAAGCATTTGATATTCCGGGCAAAACCATCACTAAGAAAGAAGAAGTGGGACCTGCACTGAAAGAGATGCTGGAAAGCAAAACTGCTTACATGCTTCATGTGTTAATCGACGAAGAAGAAAACGTGTGGCCGTTGGTGCCACCAGGCGCATCAAACAGTGATATGTTGGAAAACACCTAG
- the ilvM gene encoding acetolactate synthase 2 small subunit has product MDRYLLDIKADDKPVLLERVLRVIRHRGFVIKQVAATQNHESKVASVEIIVDSDRPISFLINQIEKLWDVRKVEVLKIRNDELPNHNLQQHVSA; this is encoded by the coding sequence ATGGATAGATATTTACTCGACATCAAAGCCGATGACAAACCGGTATTGTTAGAGCGCGTTCTACGTGTGATTCGTCACCGCGGCTTCGTGATCAAACAAGTGGCAGCAACTCAAAACCATGAAAGTAAAGTGGCCAGTGTGGAGATCATTGTCGACAGTGATCGACCAATCTCATTTTTGATCAATCAAATTGAGAAGCTGTGGGATGTTCGTAAAGTTGAGGTACTCAAAATCCGCAACGATGAACTGCCAAATCACAACTTACAACAACACGTAAGTGCGTAA
- the punR gene encoding DNA-binding transcriptional activator PunR, with protein MFSKSSLEMLDTVARLGSFTAAAEVLHKVPSAISYGVRQVEQDLDVVLFRRLPRKVELTPAGELFISEARVLLRQMEEVKAQTRRAAHGWQTTLKLTLDNVVKLEKLKPLIEDFYREFEFAELQINMEVFNGSWEAIAQGRADIVIGATSAIPVGGDFEVRDMGTLDWAFVMSPAHPCVRQQVLAEAFVSQFPAICLDDTSNVLPKRHTGHYPHQRRLLLPNWYAAIECLKNGVGVGFMPRHIAMPLINDGVLVEKVLPDDKPVSRCCLVWRKDENHNLIQWMVDYLGSSSQLHQDWLQA; from the coding sequence ATGTTTTCCAAATCTTCATTAGAAATGCTGGATACCGTCGCCCGGTTGGGGAGTTTTACCGCGGCTGCTGAGGTGCTGCACAAAGTGCCTTCGGCAATCAGTTATGGTGTTCGCCAGGTGGAGCAGGATTTGGATGTTGTATTGTTTAGACGTCTGCCAAGAAAGGTTGAGCTGACGCCTGCGGGAGAGTTATTTATCTCAGAGGCGCGTGTTTTGTTACGTCAGATGGAAGAGGTTAAAGCTCAGACCCGTCGGGCGGCACATGGCTGGCAAACCACATTAAAACTGACGTTGGATAATGTCGTTAAACTGGAAAAGCTCAAACCACTGATTGAAGACTTTTATCGTGAATTTGAGTTTGCTGAGCTGCAAATAAACATGGAAGTGTTTAATGGCTCATGGGAGGCGATTGCTCAAGGGCGGGCAGATATTGTGATTGGCGCGACAAGTGCGATCCCGGTTGGTGGCGATTTCGAAGTCAGAGATATGGGAACACTCGACTGGGCATTTGTCATGTCACCAGCACATCCCTGCGTTCGTCAGCAGGTGCTAGCGGAAGCGTTTGTCAGCCAGTTTCCTGCTATCTGCCTGGATGATACATCAAATGTGCTACCTAAGCGGCACACTGGCCATTATCCTCATCAGCGCCGCTTACTATTGCCAAACTGGTATGCAGCAATTGAGTGCCTGAAAAACGGCGTTGGGGTGGGGTTTATGCCACGTCATATCGCTATGCCATTGATCAATGATGGTGTGCTGGTGGAGAAAGTTCTGCCAGACGATAAGCCAGTGAGCCGTTGTTGTTTGGTATGGCGTAAAGATGAAAACCATAACTTGATCCAATGGATGGTGGATTACTTAGGATCATCCAGTCAGTTACATCAGGATTGGTTGCAGGCTTAA